A stretch of Planctomicrobium piriforme DNA encodes these proteins:
- a CDS encoding helix-turn-helix domain-containing protein: MKNTSRPTTLSYIVRMCLGQESSPYETNYGAGWFRKEPGSLVLVPPGAECKIRGNSLGQFESLFISFPEQELQQVAGELLETEGSYLRRAPNSEMHDPYLATLLKQLWLQCGERSPGGELMAEGTFISLLGRLFVMGEGKSKSRTLHERKGSAIVSKTREYLKENLAEKVTLGDLAVAAGVSRSYLTRVFKKETGQTVHSALLELRVNRAKELMNYFGRNLTLAEVADGCGFANHSHLTLAFVQVVGTTPQNYRRHI, from the coding sequence GTGAAGAACACTTCTCGCCCAACGACGCTCAGCTACATCGTACGAATGTGCCTCGGGCAAGAGAGCTCTCCATATGAAACGAACTACGGAGCAGGCTGGTTTCGAAAAGAGCCTGGCTCACTCGTGCTGGTCCCACCGGGAGCGGAATGCAAGATCCGCGGCAACAGCCTCGGCCAATTCGAGAGCCTGTTCATTTCATTTCCCGAGCAGGAATTGCAGCAAGTTGCCGGCGAGTTGCTGGAAACCGAAGGTTCCTATCTGAGGCGTGCACCGAACAGTGAAATGCATGACCCTTATCTCGCGACGCTCCTCAAACAGTTGTGGCTGCAGTGCGGCGAAAGGTCGCCTGGCGGGGAGTTGATGGCTGAGGGAACGTTCATTTCCCTGCTCGGACGGCTGTTCGTGATGGGGGAAGGAAAGTCCAAATCACGGACTCTGCACGAGCGAAAAGGATCGGCCATCGTCTCCAAAACGCGGGAATACCTGAAGGAGAACCTGGCCGAGAAGGTGACGCTCGGTGATCTGGCCGTCGCTGCCGGGGTCAGTCGCTCCTATCTCACGCGGGTCTTCAAGAAGGAAACCGGACAGACAGTGCATAGCGCGCTACTGGAACTTCGCGTGAATCGGGCGAAAGAACTGATGAACTACTTCGGCCGAAATCTCACCCTGGCGGAAGTCGCCGACGGTTGCGGTTTCGCAAACCATAGCCACCTGACGCTGGCTTTCGTGCAAGTTGTCGGAACGACGCCGCAGAATTACCGGCGTCACATCTGA
- a CDS encoding DUF1559 domain-containing protein yields the protein MRHRCQIQRARGFTLIELLVVIAIIAILIALLLPAVQQARESARRSQCKNNLKQLCLGLHNYHDIYSMFPVVNAVSGPDYKTPWGVAILPSIDQSPLYNLLNPGSSKLFTPNTTSLPVFKCPTDPSSDVIFHSGGGKYNWFFARGKGANGANLCTLVSDRCSMSDSGIGDPLFSAANYIMNCYLLSPPSSNTLSVEKLNRANGVSNYVMLGERLNSSGPTSWLAKFGNYVGNPTAGGYNLTATLTSLDGCNAATSDPVSNPYNDGKMNYGDFSFTMNGSRRSASSLHSGGCQFALGDGSVRFISRSVDQKTWITIVSPIVGGAIGEF from the coding sequence ATGCGTCATCGTTGTCAAATTCAACGGGCTCGCGGCTTCACGCTCATCGAACTGCTCGTCGTGATCGCGATCATCGCGATCTTGATTGCCTTGCTGCTCCCGGCCGTGCAGCAGGCTCGCGAATCCGCACGACGTTCGCAGTGCAAGAATAATCTCAAACAACTCTGCCTGGGACTGCACAACTACCACGATATTTACTCGATGTTTCCGGTGGTGAATGCAGTGTCAGGCCCTGACTACAAGACCCCCTGGGGGGTTGCCATTCTTCCCTCAATCGACCAGTCGCCCCTGTACAATCTGCTCAATCCTGGATCTTCAAAGCTGTTCACCCCAAACACAACGTCGCTGCCTGTCTTCAAGTGCCCCACCGATCCCTCGAGTGACGTCATCTTCCACTCCGGCGGAGGCAAGTACAACTGGTTTTTCGCCAGGGGCAAAGGCGCCAACGGCGCCAACTTATGCACGCTGGTCAGCGATCGCTGCAGTATGAGCGACTCCGGCATTGGTGATCCGCTTTTTTCCGCGGCAAACTACATCATGAATTGCTATCTACTGTCGCCGCCGTCGTCTAACACACTGAGCGTCGAAAAATTGAACCGCGCAAATGGAGTTTCGAACTACGTGATGCTGGGCGAACGGCTGAACTCCAGCGGGCCGACATCCTGGCTGGCGAAGTTTGGAAACTACGTCGGAAATCCGACGGCGGGGGGGTACAACCTGACCGCCACATTGACCTCGCTGGATGGCTGTAATGCTGCGACATCCGATCCTGTCAGCAACCCATACAATGATGGGAAAATGAACTACGGAGACTTCTCTTTTACAATGAACGGATCGCGGCGGTCGGCCAGCAGCCTGCATTCCGGAGGCTGCCAGTTTGCTCTTGGTGACGGCTCCGTGCGATTCATCAGCCGCTCCGTCGACCAGAAGACCTGGATCACAATTGTGTCCCCGATCGTGGGCGGTGCGATCGGCGAATTCTGA
- a CDS encoding DUF1559 domain-containing protein, whose protein sequence is MTGRVRSRPGFTLIELLVVIAVIAVLISLLLPAVQQAREAARRTQCKNNLKQMGLALNNYHDAYSTFPIGVVSPGTPVITTATAPTAKVQGLGWSVGLLPFMDHANLSEQIQAAARNGWTTIVPITYEAYGYTYTWDSSVSLSSLFAVPAAYRCPSDATSDSGDNDRGQYGNYVGVYDSTGVLDGSGATITMKVKNDGMFGVNVVRRFSDIIDGSSNTFIVGERSFSDYGYVIPVGVNSNAEALAVFGGGRRADNFATLPYSQRIMTFFGSVHGVDLANMLMADGSVRMLPVNKMNLATFSSLCDRNDGGLIGEF, encoded by the coding sequence ATGACTGGAAGAGTTCGAAGTCGACCTGGTTTTACATTGATTGAACTGCTGGTCGTCATCGCGGTGATCGCGGTGCTGATATCTTTGCTGCTGCCGGCGGTGCAGCAGGCTCGCGAAGCCGCACGTCGTACGCAATGCAAAAATAATCTCAAGCAAATGGGCCTGGCCCTAAACAACTATCATGATGCGTATAGCACATTTCCCATCGGAGTCGTCAGTCCGGGAACCCCGGTGATTACCACAGCCACAGCTCCGACCGCAAAGGTTCAGGGACTTGGCTGGTCCGTCGGCCTGCTGCCCTTCATGGACCATGCAAATCTGAGCGAACAGATTCAGGCTGCGGCCCGGAACGGATGGACGACGATCGTCCCCATCACATATGAAGCGTACGGGTACACTTACACATGGGACAGTAGTGTCTCGCTGAGTAGTCTTTTTGCAGTTCCTGCCGCCTATCGGTGCCCTTCCGATGCCACTTCTGATTCCGGCGACAATGACCGCGGCCAATACGGAAACTATGTGGGAGTTTATGACTCCACAGGCGTGCTGGACGGAAGCGGCGCCACGATCACAATGAAAGTGAAGAACGATGGAATGTTTGGCGTCAACGTTGTTCGCAGGTTTAGCGACATCATTGACGGCTCGTCAAACACGTTCATCGTTGGAGAAAGAAGTTTCAGCGACTACGGCTATGTCATTCCGGTGGGCGTGAACAGCAATGCGGAAGCGCTGGCCGTTTTTGGCGGTGGAAGACGGGCGGACAATTTTGCAACTTTGCCCTATTCGCAGCGAATCATGACCTTTTTCGGGAGCGTCCACGGCGTCGACCTGGCCAACATGCTCATGGCCGACGGCAGCGTACGCATGTTGCCTGTGAACAAAATGAATCTCGCCACGTTTTCCAGTCTGTGTGACCGCAATGACGGAGGCCTCATTGGCGAGTTTTAG